The following DNA comes from Bacillus sp. 2205SS5-2.
CTCTTTTTATAGAGCTGGGATTTTTTTTTGAGACATTACATGAAAAAAGTTAGGACTTGTATGATCGGTTAAAATTTTGAATATACTCCTTCAAAATCCGCCTTTTTATAGGTGCAGAAGAGGAAGTTCGAATCAATGCTTTTTTTCTCGACAAAAAAATTAGAAGTACTCTATGGATAGACGATGATATCTCATAGAATCAGGAAGTCTCAGAAGGAATACACGATTCTCTGCAGCTTTGAAAGGCAATATGCTATACTGCAAATAGAAAAACAACGAGGTGGAAAAAATGAATCGAAACCAACAAGGAATTCAAGCATTACAAGTGGGAAAGTACGAAGAAGCGATCAAACTATTTTCAGCTGAAATTGAAGAAAATCCAAAAGATGCTGTTGCATACATAAATTTCGGCAATGTTCTCGCCTCATTAGGCGAGGAAGAGCGAGCGCAACGTTTTTTTGAAAAAGCGATTGAACTAGACACAGCAGCAGCAACAGCTTATTACGGGTTAGGGAATTTATTCTTTAACAAGGACCAATTTGATCTTAGTAAAACGTATTTTGAAAAAGCCATTACAATCGGATTAGATAGTGGAGATGTATTCTTTATGCTCGGCTTGTCATTAATGAATCTAGAGCAGCCTAAGCTAGCACTTCCTTATTTTCAACGGAGTGTAGAAGTAAATGAAGAGGATGCAGAAGCGAGATTCCAGTATGGATTATGCCTTGCTCAACTTGAGATGGTGAAAGAAGCAGTAGAGCAATTTCAACTCGTCATAAAAAAAGACCCACATCACGCAGATGCTCTCTATAATTTAGGAGTGGCGCATGCTGCTCACTATGATGATGCTCATAAAGCACTCACCTATTTTAATCAGGCGTTAAGTGTACAAGAGGATCATATGCTTGCGGGGTATGGTCAGAAAATGATGGAAAAAATCTTAAGCGAACAATAAAGAGGAAGGGAGATTCCTTTTATGAATGAACAAGATAAGATGGATTTGTTCCAAGAGCAAGATCCATTTGTAAAAGGAAGGCATCTCGTCACCGTCTTTCACAATGATCAGAATCTTTATTCGGTAATTCGTATTCGTGTTGATGAAACCAATGCATCTTATGAAGACAAAGAAGCTGTGGTGACGGGACATTTCCCTCAAATGCATGAAGGAGAAACGTATA
Coding sequences within:
- a CDS encoding tetratricopeptide repeat protein, with translation MNRNQQGIQALQVGKYEEAIKLFSAEIEENPKDAVAYINFGNVLASLGEEERAQRFFEKAIELDTAAATAYYGLGNLFFNKDQFDLSKTYFEKAITIGLDSGDVFFMLGLSLMNLEQPKLALPYFQRSVEVNEEDAEARFQYGLCLAQLEMVKEAVEQFQLVIKKDPHHADALYNLGVAHAAHYDDAHKALTYFNQALSVQEDHMLAGYGQKMMEKILSEQ